The genomic segment TTTCAGGCTCAACAAGCGGAACTTCTACCGTTTTTCCATCTTTATCTAAGGCAACGAATGTTAAAAAAGAAGTGGCTGCTAAATAGCGTTCACCAGTTTTTAGGTTTTCAGCAATAATTTTAACAAAAATTTCCATTGAACTTCTACCAGTAGAAGCAACATACGACTCTAAACAAACGGAATGGTCATTTTTAATTGGCTTTAAAAAATCTACTGAGTCCGTTGATGCTGTTACTATCTCTGTTCGGCAATGGCGGGAAGCACTAATAGATGCTGTGTCGTCAATATACGTCATTAAACGACCACCAAATAAAGTATTGTGATTATTAGTGTCAGATGGAAACACCCGACTAGTTTTAATTACAAGAGATTCTTTACAAAATTTTGTTTGTCTTTTTTCCATTTTTTTCGCTCCATTCTATTTTTCAAGCGGTAAGGTAATAATAAAATCTGATCCTTTACCTAATTCACTTTTTACTGAAATTTTTCCGCCATGTGCTTCGACGATATTTTTAACGATGGCGAGTCCTATGCCAGTCCCCACTGCTTTTCCACGTTTTCTAGCTTTATCGGCCTTATAAAAACGTTCGAATAAATAAGGGATATCTTCTTCTGCAATTCCGCTTCCATTATCAGAAACGGTAATAATCAGCTTATTGTTTGTTTCATCTATAGTTTGTTTTAAAACTACTTTGCCTTGATAACCTTCTTTTCCAGTGTGACGAATGGCGTTCATAATTAAATTAATTAAAACCTGCTCCATTCGATCTGGATCATAGGAATATTCTAAATTTGGTGTTTCTAACTCCAAGCCTAATTCGACAAAATTTTCTTTTGCTAAGACGTCAAAGTTGGCCATCACTTTTTCAAGTAATGGTGCAAGTGGTAATTTCTGGTTGTCCATTTGATTAAAGCCAGCTTCCATTCGCGCAAGATCCAGCATGTCATTAACCAAACGACCGATACGAAGGGACTCATCATAAATAATTTGCGCAAACTCACGCACTTCTTCGTCTGATTGAGCGACTCCATCGATAATCGCCTCACTATATCCTTGTAGCATCGAAATCGGTGTCCGTAGTTCGTGCGACACATTATTCACGAAATCACTTTTCATTTTTTCTAATTGTTTTTCTTCGGTCATATCACGAATAACAGCGACAATACTTCGCACGTGCTCACCCGTATAAAGTAATGTCAAAATCGCTACATACGTCCGGTCAGCAAAAGTGATTTCACCAACTTGCGACTCCTTCGCTTCTAACGTATCATTTAATAAATTATCTAACGCCACTGGAATCAGTACTTTCTCTGCGTTTTCTGGGGAGAAAAACCAATTATGCAAAAATTCTTCAGCGGGCGGATTACTTAAAATAATCGTTTTATCAATGCTAAATTTAATAACTCCATCCGCCATCCCGACTAAAATATTGGATAACTGCTCTTTTTCTTGCCGAAGCGCACTAACGTTATATTTTAATTGTTTGGCCATATCGTTAAATGCAACACCTAGCTCACCAATTTCATCGTGGGTGTATGTTGGGACACGATTATCAAAATTCCCTTTTGAAACAGCAATCGCAATTTTTTTCATTTCTCGCAGTGGAAAAGCCATTCTTGAAGAGAAAACAAAAGATAAGATAGATGTGATAACTACGGCAATAATACCAGAAGC from the Listeria seeligeri serovar 1/2b str. SLCC3954 genome contains:
- a CDS encoding ATP-binding protein produces the protein MKIWNSIVGKIWSTIILLLIGILVISGFLVAMIYEKNNMERITKELEETTTSIINVMEETNTVISTKNHNDSALTLLDNTMGVIIEQNGKNVYHLQSPDKVSADSANKLIADKEMGKALETEDIVTMKYNFKTENSSLPVEVSAQKFVLDNGDTGVVYVYQSYNSILQVNKKTVTTLIASGIIAVVITSILSFVFSSRMAFPLREMKKIAIAVSKGNFDNRVPTYTHDEIGELGVAFNDMAKQLKYNVSALRQEKEQLSNILVGMADGVIKFSIDKTIILSNPPAEEFLHNWFFSPENAEKVLIPVALDNLLNDTLEAKESQVGEITFADRTYVAILTLLYTGEHVRSIVAVIRDMTEEKQLEKMKSDFVNNVSHELRTPISMLQGYSEAIIDGVAQSDEEVREFAQIIYDESLRIGRLVNDMLDLARMEAGFNQMDNQKLPLAPLLEKVMANFDVLAKENFVELGLELETPNLEYSYDPDRMEQVLINLIMNAIRHTGKEGYQGKVVLKQTIDETNNKLIITVSDNGSGIAEEDIPYLFERFYKADKARKRGKAVGTGIGLAIVKNIVEAHGGKISVKSELGKGSDFIITLPLEK
- a CDS encoding acyl-CoA thioesterase, producing MEKRQTKFCKESLVIKTSRVFPSDTNNHNTLFGGRLMTYIDDTASISASRHCRTEIVTASTDSVDFLKPIKNDHSVCLESYVASTGRSSMEIFVKIIAENLKTGERYLAATSFLTFVALDKDGKTVEVPLVEPETEEQKRIHAGAEARSIARKIRLKENQSLAESLSTNIPW